The DNA segment CCGAACCCGCCGCTCCCGCGCCGGAACCAGTCGTCGCAGCCCCTGCGCCCGCTCCGGAGCCGCCGGCTCCCGCGCCCAGCGCCCCCGCCGTGGCCGATGATTCCCGCGTCACTCGCAAGAAGCTCTCGCCGCTCCGTCGCAAGATCGCCACGCAGCTCGTCGCCGCGCAGCACACGGCCGCGATTCTCACGACCTTCAACGAGTGCGACATGAGCGCCGTCATCGCTCTCCGCAAGGAGATGCAGGACGACTTCCAGAAGAAGCATGGCATCAAGCTCGGCTTCATGTCCTTCTTCATCAAGGCCGCCGTCGACGCCCTCAAGGCTACGCCCGCCATCAACTCCCGCATGGACGGCGATGACCTCGTCACCGCCAACTACTTCGACATCGGCGTGGCCGTCGGCACCGAAAAAGGCCTCATCGTTCCCGTCGTGCGCGACTGCGACAAGAAATCCTTCGCCGACATCGAGAAAGACCTCGCCGACTACGCCGCCAAGGCCCGCGAAGGCAAGATTGGCCTTCCCGATCTCCAGGGTGGCACGTTCACCGTCTCGAACGGCGGCGTTTACGGCTCGCTCATGAGCACGCCGATCCTGAACC comes from the Chthoniobacterales bacterium genome and includes:
- a CDS encoding 2-oxo acid dehydrogenase subunit E2; protein product: MSTEVKVPSVGESITSGLLSTWHKKDGETVTSGEILFTLETDKVSSEVNATESGILKIAVPEGEEVKIGQVVATIEAAGAAPAEAPAKKAPKAKKEEPVAVEAAPEPAAPAPEPVVAAPAPAPEPPAPAPSAPAVADDSRVTRKKLSPLRRKIATQLVAAQHTAAILTTFNECDMSAVIALRKEMQDDFQKKHGIKLGFMSFFIKAAVDALKATPAINSRMDGDDLVTANYFDIGVAVGTEKGLIVPVVRDCDKKSFADIEKDLADYAAKAREGKIGLPDLQGGTFTVSNGGVYGSLMSTPILN